A section of the Pseudorasbora parva isolate DD20220531a chromosome 2, ASM2467924v1, whole genome shotgun sequence genome encodes:
- the LOC137043687 gene encoding cytochrome P450 3A30-like, whose translation MIDFPLSVTWTLVVLVITLLFLYGVWPHGFFKKLGIPGPRPWPFIGTLLSYTKGLCNFDMECAKKYGKVWGIYDGRLPILMVTDLDIIKTVMVKECYSIFTNRRIRKVDLAGPLSDGIIMVQDERWKRIRSSLSPYFTSGRLKEIFPIAVTHADRFIKNMQNRDHEQAVKNKRVFVAPYSLDVVTSSSFSVDMDSINKADDPFVTNIKKFLQFNVFSPLFLLILLFPPFANLLSKLGISLFSRSSMDFFYSVLRKIKDEHKESDGRVDFLKLMIQSQISDDQAKDSTSEQPVKGLTDHEILSQSFVFILGGYETTSTTLTFLLYNLATNPDSLEKLVEEIDTNFPLDSSITYDALMKMDYLEMAINESMRLLPTAPRLERSCKKTVEINGVTIPKDTLVGIPTYVLCRDPQLWDSPDEFRPERFSPDSKSEVNQYAFMPFGLGPRNCIGMRFALMIMKLLVVKLLQNFTVETCKETQIPLELNVAFQPKVPITLKFIPRSHKERDIIS comes from the exons TTACGGTGTTTGGCCACATGGATTTTTCAAAAAACTGGGCATTCCAGGACCAAGACCTTGGCCTTTCATTGGCACACTTCTCTCATACACTAAA gGTTTGTGCAATTTTGATATGGAGTGTGCTAAGAAGTATGGAAAAGTTTGGGG GATTTATGATGGAAGACTGCCAATACTAATGGTCACTGATCTGGACATTATTAAAACCGTTATGGTGAAAGAATGTTATTCTATATTCACTAACAGAAGG ATTAGAAAAGTAGATCTGGCCGGCCCCTTAAGTGATGGCATAATTATGGTTCAAGATGAGAGATGGAAGAGAATCCGCAGTTCACTATCCCCGTATTTCACAAGTGGACGACTGAAGGAG ATATTTCCCATAGCTGTGACGCATGCAGAtcgttttattaaaaatatgcaaaatcGAGACCACGAGCAGGCAGTGAAAAATAAAAGAGTAT TTGTTGCTCCATACAGTTTGGATGTCGTCACCAGCTCCTCCTTTAGTGTTGACATGGACTCCATAAACAAGGCAGATGATCCTTTCGTCACTAACATCAAGAAATTTCTCCAGTTTAATGTCTTCAGTCCTCTCTTTCTGCTAATAC TTTTGTTTCCCCCTTTTGCAAATCTTTTGAGCAAATTGGGTATAAGTCTTTTTTCAAGGTCGTCTATGGATTTTTTCTACAGTGTCCTGAGAAAGATTAAGGACGAGCACAAGGAATCAGAT GGTCGAGTAGATTTTCTGAAGCTCATGATCCAGAGTCAAATATCTGATGATCAAGCTAAGGACTCCACAAGTGAACAACCAGTAAAAG GACTAACAGACCATGAGATTCTCTCCCAGTCCTTCGTGTTCATCCTTGGAGGTTATGAGACTACAAGCACCACTCTCACTTTCCTCCTCTATAATCTAGCGACTAATCCAGACAGCCTGGAAAAGCTGGTTGAGGAGATCGACACAAACTTCCCTCTTGAT tcTTCCATCACATATGATGCATTGATGAAAATGGATTACTTGGAAATGGCCATCAACGAATCAATGCGTCTCCTTCCCACGGCCCCGCGCTTGGAGCGGTCCTGTAAGAAGACCGTGGAGATCAATGGCGTGACAATACCAAAAGACACTCTGGTTGGAATTCCTACATATGTTTTATGCCGTGACCCGCAGCTTTGGGATTCTCCTGATGAGTTCAGGCCGGAGAG ATTCAGCCCAGACAGTAAATCAGAGGTTAACCAGTACGCTTTCATGCCTTTTGGACTCGGACCTCGAAATTGCATTGGAATGAGATTTGCCCTAATGATCATGAAACTTCTTGTTGTGAAGCTTCTTCAGAACTTCACTGTGGAGACATGTAAAGAGACACAG ATCCCTCTAGAGCTGAATGTTGCTTTTCAGCCGAAGGTTCCCATCACGCTGAAGTTCATACCAAGATCTCACAAGGAAAGAGACATAATATCATAA